TCGCCGCAGCCCGAAAGCACCGCGAGGACGAGCGCCGGGATGAGGGGGATGTATCTCTGCCCGAAGGTATGGCTGCGCATGGGCGGGGCTTATTCCTCTCCGAGGAGCTCCTCGTAGGCGGCGGCGGCGTTGAGATCGTCCATCTCCGCCGGGTTGTCCGGTTTGACCTTTATCAGCCAGCCGCTCCCGTGCGGGTCGTCGTTGACCTTCTTGGGCTCTTCCACGGCCGCCATGTTGATCTCCGTCACCTTGCCGGAGATGGGGGCGATGACGTCGTTGGCGGCTTTGACGCTCTCCACGACGCCGCACTCGCCTCCCGCCTCGATCCGGTCACCCACGTCGGGCAGCTCCAGGTAGACGAGCTCGCCCAGTTGGTGGGCGGCGTAATCGGTGATGCCGATAGTCGCCTCTTTCGGGTCGAAGATGACCCACTCGTGGGTATCGGTGTACTTCCTGTCATCGGGGTAGGACACTCTGTCTCCCTCCTTCGACGGCCCGCCGGCTTGAAGCCGGGCGTGGGCTTCGCGACGTAAGTGTTGCTTTTTAAAAAGTGCCGCGAGTCATCGTTATCGCTGTCGTTTAAGTGCAAATACCGAACTGAAATTTTGGCGGCCTCGGTACGCGAAAAGGGTGATGGACCGAGCCGCTACTTGCGGGTTCCGTCCTTGTAGAAGGGTGGCTTGACCACGACGGCCCCCCGGAGCTTGCCCCGGATGTCCACGGAGAATTCGGAGCCCGGCGCGCGGTGTGACGACGCGAGGTAGGCCAGGCCTATCGCCTTGCCCAGGGAGGGCGACATCGTCCCCGAGGTCACCTCGCCTATCTCCGCGTCGCCCGAGAAGCACTTGGTGTGCTGCCGGGCGATTCCGCGCTCGAGCATCTCGAAGCAGACGAGGCGGCGGCCGGGCTTGGCCTCTTTGACCTTGACCAGGGCGTCGCGGCCGATGAAGTCGTCCTTCTCCAGCTTCACCGTCCAGGCCAGCCCCGCCTCGAAGGGGTTTGTGGTTTTGTCTATGTCGTTGCCGTAGAGGCAGTACTTCATCTCGAGGCGGAGGGTGTCGCGGGCGCCCAG
The bacterium DNA segment above includes these coding regions:
- the gcvH gene encoding glycine cleavage system protein GcvH, with amino-acid sequence MSYPDDRKYTDTHEWVIFDPKEATIGITDYAAHQLGELVYLELPDVGDRIEAGGECGVVESVKAANDVIAPISGKVTEINMAAVEEPKKVNDDPHGSGWLIKVKPDNPAEMDDLNAAAAYEELLGEE